In Montipora capricornis isolate CH-2021 chromosome 4, ASM3666992v2, whole genome shotgun sequence, the DNA window ATCAGACACCACTGCTCCACTCAGAGAGCTTCACCGAGAGGACATAATGTTTCAGTGGAATCAACAAGTACATGGCACATGTTTCCAAGCCCTAAAGACTGTACTCACCAGAGCCCCCCTCCTCAGGTTCCTTAACTGGACACAAAAGATAGAACTACAGTGTGATACGTCAGAGAAAGGACTAAGTGCTTGTCTGCTGCAGCAGGGACGGCCCATCACATGCATCAAGAGCGCGAACACCAACCGAGCAGTAAGACCTTGCCATAACATAAAAGAAAGGCCCCCACATGTACCTAGCGGACACTCACAGCAGGGCATACCTACCGATAACATATAACACAGAGACCTGCAACAAAGATGTTTTTATGATAACGGACCAACGAGGTGATGCATAACAAGAAGTGGAGCATATCAACCTACTCCAGTTCCTCCCAGTAACAGGGGAGACTTCAACACAAATCAATTGACTTAAACTGATGCACACCCTCAAAACAATCATCAGGCAGGAATGGCcagaaaagaagaacaaaatacCAGAATCACTTGCAACCTACTTCTCATTCCGTGATGAGCTCACGATTCATGATGGCTTGATCTTTAATTTAAAAGAGAACGGTTAGTAATTCCGCTCAAGGCCAGTCAAGACTTCATGCAAGCCACATTTGTATACAAGACGAGCCAGAGAGTCTGTTTACTGGGCAGAGATGAACCAGGAATTGAGTGACTACATATCTAAGTGTACGGTTTGCGCCAACCACCCAGGGGACGAAGCCAAAGAACCTCTGATAACACATGACCTCCCCATCACGCCCTGGTCAAAAATCGCCTGCGACCTTTTTGAACTGAATCAAAAGGACTATGTTATTACTGTCAATTACTACTCCCGTTTCTTCCAAATTGACCGTATGACAAACAAAACGAGTAACAAGATCATTGGCAAGCTTAAACAGCACTTGGCACGCCACGGTCTTCCCACCACCCTCATCTTGGACAGTTCAATTCTTCAGCATTTGCGGATCTTGCTAGACAATACAGCTTTGAACATGTCACCAGTTCTCCAGGATTCGTTCAGTCTAATGGAAAGGTCAAGAACGCTGTAAAGACAGCCAAATCCCCACTTTGAAAGGCCACAGAGTCCTCAAGCGACCCATTCCTAGCTCTCCTTGACTGGAGAAACACTCCAACTGAGGGGTTGGACAGCTCTCCAGCACAGAACAGGAGAAGAACAGGAGCACTTCTTCCCATGACCACCACCCTGCAAAAACCGGCAGTCCCTACAGACACCCTGGAGAAGATGACACGTCACAAAGCCAAACTGGCTCTATACTTCAATGTTGGCGCCAAAGAGCTCACAGAATTGAACCCTGCTGTTGCTGTTAAAGTCAAACCGCTTTGCACCTCAAAACAAAGCACACCATGGCTCAGAGCTCAGGTTCAAAGAAAGGTTGGAGTACATTCTGAAGATGACCAGGTCTAAAGAACAAACCGGAGGCTCCTCTTCTGACCCACTTCCTCTCGACACCATAGGGTACGCCTACATGCATCCTTTATTAAGTATTACAACGGAAATAGGTTAATGTTACACACGAGAAAGAAATCAATCGAAACAAAAAGGTAAAGCGAACTGATCTTCAGTGAGAATAATTTGTAAGAGAGAGGTTTTGTTGATCCAATTAAATCAGTTTATGACACAGtggcacctccgacgggacAGGTTTTCAACCAGCGAGAGCGCTTGAGCAAGAGCAAAGAACCAAAGCAGTTGTAATCATGAAAAAGGAGATGACAGAATTGGACAACAAAATAAAGCTACTCAAGCTGAAGATCGCTAAAAGAGAAGAAATCATCCTTAAACGAGACCGACAAGCCTTAGAGCGATTTCAGCTATCAATATCAAGTCTTGCGAGTGCGGTGGATgaattaaagttaaaaattGAGGAGGGGAAAATCGGCAAAGGCGAGAGCGAAGAAGAAATCGCGCTATGGggtgaagaaattgaagacaACCTTGAGAGAGCTGATAACATGACAAGAAAAATTCATGACGCGATAAAAGCCCTAGACCTCGAAGAGCAAGAGCGTGAGGCGATGGAGAAACACAAGAAGAACATGGAGTTTGAGCGGCAACTACTAGAGCAAAGGGAAGAATTCGAGAAAGCACGCGAACACGAGAAAGCGGCCGCTCTTGAATCGGGACCAGCAAAATCATCTGTGGCGGCGAAACTACCAAAGTTATCGATCACAAAATTCGGCGGTAAAGTTGAGGATTGGCTACCCTTCTGGGGAAAATTCAAGTCCGAAATAGACTCCTCAAACCTGGCAAAGCTTACTAAAGTTGGGTACTTGAAGGAACTCCTCGAAAAGCACGTGAGGAACGACATCGAGGGATTGCCCTTCACAGATGACGGTTACGACAACGCAAAAGCAATTCTCGAAGCAGAATATGGGCAGCCTGCAGATATCGTAAATGCGTATGTGAAGAACATAATGGAACTGCTGGTTATTACTGGAGTAAATCCGAggaaagtgaaggaattctACAAGCAACTTCGCTACAACGTGCAAAGCTTGGACACGCTTGAGCGGCTCGGGGATGTTAAAGGAAATGTGCGTTCTACTTTAGACAAATTGAAAGGCGTGAAAGCTGATCTGGCGGGTGGAAAGACTGGAGGGACTGGGATTTCAAAGATCTTTTGAGAGAACTTAAAAAATGGACAGACATCAATCCTGTCGTGGAAAGCATGGCAGAAAGGGTCTCGGTTAAAGGAATATCAAATCCAAAGCAAACAATGCCCACGCGTGTACTCAAAACCCATTCACAGCAAGAAACACGAACCGGAAACCAGTAATGTGTTTACTGCGAAGATCAAAATCATCGATCAGTCAACTGCACAAAGGTCACCGAGACAGGGGAGAGGCGTAGGATACTTTCCGAGAAAAGGCTGTGCTATAACTGCACCAGCGAAAAGCATCGCGCGGATGAATGTAAAAGTAGATTATGATGCCAGAAATGTAGCCGCAAACACCACACCTCCATTTGTAGCACCCACGAAAATGACTTCAATCCTCTCCTGATCGCAGCTGGAATGCCGAACGCGCGCGTGACATATCCTGTTGTAGTTGTAGAGGTCGAGGGTGTGAAATATCCAGCATTGTTGGGCACGGGCGCTGGAAGTTCGTACGCATCTGCAGCGCTGTTAAATCGAATTTCCACGAGAAAACGTACCAAAGAAGTCAGGAAAATCGAGATGCTGTTAGGAACGTCAACCCGAGAAGTGGAACTGGTTACAATCGAGATTGGTGACGTCACTGGAAAATTCGCAATGCCTGTAGAAGTCACGAAAGTGGACAAAGAGGAATTACTTTTCATTGACAATCCGAATTACGAGGAAACTATTGCCAAGAACCCACACCTGTCAGGAGTGGTTATGAATGATCAAGACAAGAAAAGTCGTCTTCCAGTACATCTTATTCTCGGTGCCGGAGAGtatgcaaaattaaaaaccgaGAGTGCTCCGAAAATCGGGGAACCTGGTGAGCCTGTCGATGAGCTAATGAAATTCGGTTGGATCATCATGTCACCGGGCAAAGAACCTCTGGACATAACAAACATGTTATTGATGCAGACATCACACGTGGATTACGAGGAACTTTGCCGTCTAGATGTGCTTGGCCTGTCAGACACACCCACAAACGACCAGAGCAACTTACTCGAGATGAGGAAGGCTGGTACGAGACTGGTCTGCCCTGGCACGGAAATCACCCAGTGTTACCAAACAACAGAGAGGGAAGTTTGAGACGACTTGCAAGTTTAAAGAGAAAACTCAAGCGCCAGATCCTTACATCTGCATATGAAGAGATCATTGAAAAACAAAGGGAAGCAGGCATGGTGGAGAAAGCAGACGGGCATTGTGTCGGTGATCGAGAATTCTACATACCGCACAAGCCGGTTGTGTGAGCTACAGCAGAGTCAACAAAATTAGGAATAGTCTACGATGCATCTGCGAGGGCTTTCGATGGTGCCCCTTCGCTGAATGATTGTTTGCATGCAGGCCCGCCCCTTTAAAACAAACTTTGGAGCGTTCTCGTTAAAGGGCGTTTCAACCCTGTGGCTGTTTCTGGCGATCTCCAGAAAGCGTTTCTTCAAGTGAGAATTAAAGAAGCTGACCGTGATGCATTCACCTTTAACGACTCTGCGATTCACCAGGGCGCTTTTTGGACTCACTTCCTCTCCTTTTCTTCTTGGGGGAGTCATCGAGGCACACCTTAGCAACTGGGAGGAGAAAGAGCCAGAAGTAGTGAAAAAAATACGCAAAGAGCTGTACGTTGATGATTTAATCTCAGGATCAATCAGTGTGCACAAGGCCAGAGAagtgaaatacaaagcaacggTTGTCTTCCGAGATGCATGTTTTACGCTCCACAAATGGCACTCCAATGCGCCTGAACTAGAAGCAGATCAGCCTTCAGCTGAAGATGCAGAAGAAGCAACCTATGCCAAGCAACAGTTAGGCGCCCCACGAGGAAACATGTCAAGAATACTCGGACTCCCTTGGAACAAGAAACGAGACAGTCAGCGTAGAAGTCCAAACTGAACAAGCGAGGTTGACAAAACGAGGCATCCTAGCCAAACTAGCAAAAATTTATGATCCCCTGGGACTCATTTCACCAGAAACACTTCGTGGCAAGCTCATTTATCGCACTGTTTGCGATTCGAAGAGAGCCTGGGGTGCAGAACTATCACGTGACATGACGAAGGCATGGGTGAAGTGGGAGGGCGGTTTGTCACAAAGCTTTAAAGTACCGAGATCGCTTGCTGTTCATCGAGAGGAGATTGAGGGGATTGAGCTACATTCCTTTGGAGATGCCAGTGCAAATGGAGTTGCAGCCTGTGTTTATGCTGTGGTTCGTCAGGCAGCTGGGACAAATCAAGGCCTGATTGCTGCAAGGTCAAAACTTTCCAAACAAGGCCTGACTATCCCGCGGCTCGAGCTCGTAGCTGGTCACATGGCCGTGAACCTGATAACCAACGTGAGAGAGGCTCTTGAAGGATTTCCCTTGACAAGCATGCACTGTTGGCTGGACAGTTCAGTTGCCTTATATTGGATAAGAGGGCAAGGAGAGCACAAGCAGTTCGTGTCAAATCGCGTCCAGAAGATAAACAGTCACCATGGAGTTACGTGG includes these proteins:
- the LOC138046347 gene encoding uncharacterized protein; protein product: MTKAWVKWEGGLSQSFKVPRSLAVHREEIEGIELHSFGDASANGVAACVYAVVRQAAGTNQGLIAARSKLSKQGLTIPRLELVAGHMAVNLITNVREALEGFPLTSMHCWLDSSVALYWIRGQGEHKQFVSNRVQKINSHHGVTWRYVPTSENPADLGSRGGRVEEADQWWNGPKWLASGENWPADILDKPAEESQAEAK